A single window of Microbispora hainanensis DNA harbors:
- a CDS encoding CBS domain-containing protein, translated as MKIKDVMSTPVVVVPPITPVRDVARHMDYSGVGCVVVSEGPGIAGVVTDRDLAVRVLAQDRGGDTPVGEVMSEQVVMAEADDEVEVAFDVFRRHSFRRLPVAAEGSVVGMVTVDDLLLQMHQLGADLLTPVVKEISEPQHQSD; from the coding sequence ATGAAGATCAAAGATGTCATGTCCACGCCGGTGGTCGTCGTCCCGCCGATCACGCCGGTGCGGGACGTCGCGCGGCACATGGACTACTCGGGCGTCGGCTGCGTCGTGGTGTCGGAGGGGCCCGGCATCGCCGGCGTGGTGACCGACCGCGACCTCGCCGTACGCGTGCTCGCCCAGGACAGGGGCGGGGACACGCCGGTGGGCGAGGTGATGTCGGAGCAGGTGGTCATGGCGGAGGCGGACGACGAGGTCGAGGTGGCCTTCGACGTGTTCCGCCGCCACTCCTTCCGCAGGCTGCCGGTGGCCGCCGAGGGGAGCGTGGTCGGCATGGTGACGGTCGACGACCTGCTCCTCCAGATGCACCAGCTCGGCGCCGACCTGCTCACGCCGGTGGTCAAGGAGATCAGCGAGCCGCAGCACCAGAGCGACTAG
- a CDS encoding phosphoribosyltransferase, with protein MEDAVVVGLPRGGVIVAYEVAKALGAPLDVIVVRKLGVPYQPELGFGAIGEGGVRVLNPDVVRLANITRDEMAEVERRERAELERRARRFRGDRKPVDLAGRTVIVVDDGIATGGTARAACQVARAHGASRVVLAVPVGAPETIASMRGDADEVVCLETPEHFYAIGAWYEDFTQASDEDVVECLRRAAEED; from the coding sequence ATGGAGGACGCGGTCGTCGTCGGCCTGCCCAGGGGAGGCGTGATCGTGGCGTACGAGGTCGCCAAGGCCCTCGGCGCCCCGCTGGACGTGATCGTCGTACGCAAGCTGGGCGTGCCCTACCAGCCGGAGCTGGGCTTCGGCGCGATCGGCGAGGGCGGGGTGCGGGTGCTGAACCCCGACGTCGTACGGCTCGCCAACATCACTCGCGACGAGATGGCCGAGGTGGAGCGGCGCGAACGGGCCGAGCTGGAGCGGCGCGCCCGCCGCTTCCGGGGCGACCGCAAGCCGGTGGACCTGGCAGGCCGTACGGTGATCGTCGTGGACGACGGGATCGCGACCGGCGGGACGGCCCGCGCCGCCTGTCAGGTGGCCCGCGCGCACGGGGCCTCCCGGGTGGTGCTCGCGGTGCCGGTGGGCGCCCCCGAGACGATCGCGAGCATGCGCGGGGACGCCGACGAGGTCGTCTGCCTGGAGACGCCGGAGCACTTCTACGCCATCGGCGCGTGGTACGAGGACTTCACCCAGGCGAGCGACGAGGACGTCGTCGAGTGCCTGCGGCGGGCCGCGGAGGAGGATTAA
- a CDS encoding response regulator, with the protein MTIRVLVADDQAMVRGGLRLILEDQPDIEVVAEAADGAEAVEAARRLRPDVCLVDVRMPKLDGIEVTRALAGPGVPDPLRVVVVTTFDLDEYVYGALRAGATGFVLKDCGPTLLVEAVRAAHQGDALVSPSVTLRLLRHLTARMPAPGGADHPLSNRELEVVRAVARGRTNQEIAAELFISLSTVKGHVAGIQAKLGLRNRVEIAAWAWENRIAGS; encoded by the coding sequence ATGACGATCAGGGTGCTGGTGGCCGACGACCAGGCGATGGTCCGCGGCGGCCTGCGGCTGATCCTGGAGGACCAGCCCGACATCGAGGTGGTGGCCGAGGCGGCCGACGGCGCGGAGGCCGTGGAGGCGGCCCGGCGGCTGCGGCCCGACGTCTGCCTGGTGGACGTGCGGATGCCCAAGCTCGACGGCATCGAGGTGACCCGGGCGCTGGCCGGGCCGGGCGTGCCCGACCCGCTGCGGGTGGTCGTGGTCACCACGTTCGACCTGGACGAGTACGTCTACGGCGCGTTGCGGGCGGGCGCGACCGGCTTCGTGCTGAAGGACTGCGGCCCCACCCTGCTCGTGGAGGCCGTGCGGGCCGCCCACCAGGGGGACGCGCTGGTCTCCCCTTCGGTCACCCTGCGGCTGCTGCGCCACCTGACGGCCCGGATGCCTGCCCCCGGCGGGGCGGACCACCCGCTCTCCAACCGGGAGCTCGAGGTCGTCAGGGCCGTGGCCCGGGGCCGTACGAACCAGGAGATCGCGGCCGAGCTGTTCATCTCACTGAGCACGGTCAAGGGCCACGTGGCCGGCATCCAGGCCAAGCTCGGCCTGCGCAACCGGGTCGAGATCGCGGCCTGGGCCTGGGAGAACCGCATCGCAGGCTCCTAA
- the fbp gene encoding fructose-1,6-bisphosphate aldolase/phosphatase has protein sequence MITLSIIKADTGGFVGHSAVHPRLMAEARREIERAKSSGLLIDGHAESCGDDISLILTHTYGQEAGLIHSFAWDTFQATTHLAKELGLYGAGQDLLSDAFSGNLRGMGPGYAELEFEERPSEPVLCFLADKTEPGAWNLPLYKMFADPSNTPGLVIDEKMHAGFAFEVYDLREDRRIVFDCPADLYDMLMYIGAPARYVIHSVRSKTLGMTAAATSTQRLSLIAGKYVGKDDPVMIVRCQSGLPAVGEALEPFAFAHSVAGCMRGSHHAPLMPVATGQAHPSRFDGPPRVVALGFQIKDGRLIGPRDMFADPAFDGARRQANEIMDYLRRHGPFEPHRLPLEDLEYTTMTSLTRRLAHRWTPITTEVATPVGSRQ, from the coding sequence ATGATCACGCTGAGCATCATCAAGGCAGACACAGGCGGGTTCGTCGGCCATTCCGCCGTCCATCCCCGGCTGATGGCCGAAGCACGGCGGGAGATCGAGCGGGCGAAGTCGTCCGGGCTCCTCATCGACGGCCACGCGGAAAGCTGCGGCGACGACATCTCGCTCATCCTGACCCACACGTACGGCCAGGAGGCGGGGCTGATCCACTCCTTCGCCTGGGACACCTTCCAGGCGACGACCCACCTCGCCAAGGAGCTCGGCCTGTACGGCGCCGGCCAGGACCTGCTGTCGGACGCCTTCTCCGGCAACCTGCGCGGCATGGGCCCGGGCTACGCGGAGCTGGAGTTCGAGGAGCGGCCGTCGGAACCGGTGCTGTGCTTCCTGGCGGACAAGACCGAGCCGGGCGCGTGGAACCTCCCGCTGTACAAGATGTTCGCCGACCCGTCCAACACCCCCGGGCTGGTGATCGACGAGAAGATGCACGCCGGGTTCGCGTTCGAGGTGTACGACCTGCGCGAGGACCGGCGCATCGTCTTCGACTGCCCGGCGGACCTGTACGACATGCTGATGTACATCGGCGCCCCGGCGCGCTACGTGATCCACAGCGTCCGTTCGAAGACGCTCGGCATGACCGCTGCGGCGACCAGCACCCAGCGGCTGTCGCTGATCGCCGGCAAGTACGTCGGCAAGGACGATCCCGTGATGATCGTGCGCTGCCAGTCGGGCCTGCCGGCCGTGGGCGAGGCGCTGGAGCCGTTCGCCTTCGCCCACTCGGTGGCGGGGTGCATGCGCGGCTCGCACCACGCGCCGCTGATGCCGGTGGCCACCGGGCAGGCGCACCCGTCGCGGTTCGACGGCCCGCCGCGGGTGGTCGCGCTCGGGTTCCAGATCAAGGACGGCAGGCTGATCGGCCCGCGTGACATGTTCGCCGACCCGGCGTTCGACGGAGCCCGGCGGCAGGCGAACGAGATCATGGACTACCTGCGCCGCCATGGGCCGTTCGAGCCGCACCGGCTGCCGCTGGAGGACCTGGAGTACACGACGATGACCTCTCTCACCAGGCGCCTGGCCCACCGCTGGACGCCGATCACGACCGAGGTCGCGACCCCGGTCGGATCCCGGCAGTGA
- a CDS encoding LacI family DNA-binding transcriptional regulator — translation MTSTDRALDGNIPPQRLTVAEIAHLAGVSAPTVSRVLNGHAGVALATRQRVEAVLREHGYRRRDSEPAAIIELVFHALESLWALEIIQGVEQVAREHELAVVLTEMQGRLTPGRAWTEQVLARRPTGVVAVFSELTVQQQSQLATRSIPLVVLDPTGEPLHETPSVGATNWTGGMAATRHLLDLGHRRIAMLSGPTQWPCCRARLDGYRAAMDAAGVPVDPALVRTSTLYVEGGLRDGTELLRLPDPPTAVFCSNDLQALGMYEAARRAGVRIPDDLSVVGFDDLSFTQWAGPPMTTVRQPLVQMGAAAARMVLALSEGERLEQHRVELATTLVVRDSTAPPRPGV, via the coding sequence GTGACCTCGACCGACCGGGCCCTCGACGGAAACATTCCGCCTCAGAGGCTGACCGTGGCCGAGATCGCCCATCTGGCGGGAGTGTCCGCACCGACCGTGTCGCGGGTGCTCAACGGGCATGCGGGAGTCGCCCTGGCCACCCGGCAACGGGTGGAGGCGGTGTTACGGGAGCACGGATACCGGCGCCGTGACAGCGAGCCCGCGGCGATCATCGAGCTCGTCTTCCACGCCCTGGAGAGCCTGTGGGCGCTGGAGATCATCCAGGGCGTCGAGCAGGTCGCCAGGGAGCACGAGCTGGCCGTGGTGCTGACCGAGATGCAGGGCCGGCTCACCCCGGGCAGGGCGTGGACCGAACAGGTGCTGGCCCGCCGCCCCACCGGCGTCGTGGCGGTCTTCTCCGAGCTCACGGTGCAGCAGCAGTCGCAGCTCGCCACCCGCTCGATCCCCCTCGTCGTGCTCGACCCGACCGGCGAGCCGCTGCACGAGACCCCGTCGGTCGGCGCGACCAACTGGACCGGCGGGATGGCCGCGACCCGCCACCTGCTCGACCTCGGCCACCGCCGCATCGCGATGCTGAGCGGGCCGACGCAGTGGCCGTGCTGCCGGGCGCGGCTCGACGGCTACCGCGCCGCGATGGACGCGGCGGGCGTGCCCGTGGACCCCGCCCTCGTGCGGACCAGCACTCTTTATGTGGAGGGCGGCCTGCGCGACGGGACCGAGCTGCTGCGCCTGCCCGATCCCCCGACCGCCGTCTTCTGCTCCAACGACCTGCAGGCGCTCGGCATGTACGAGGCCGCCAGGCGGGCGGGGGTGCGCATCCCCGACGATCTGAGCGTGGTCGGGTTCGACGACCTGTCGTTCACCCAGTGGGCCGGGCCGCCCATGACGACCGTACGGCAGCCGCTCGTGCAGATGGGGGCGGCCGCCGCGCGGATGGTCCTGGCCCTCTCGGAGGGCGAGCGGCTCGAACAGCACCGGGTCGAGCTCGCCACCACCCTCGTCGTGCGGGACAGCACCGCACCACCGCGCCCAGGCGTGTAA
- a CDS encoding D-sedoheptulose-7-phosphate isomerase, whose amino-acid sequence MTEDMEALYPFLYSQSTDLDAVMSSVRQSTVEKVDEIVTLRRTVLERDGDRIAACAEAMAESFAAGGRLFAFGNGGSSTDAQDVATLFMNPGRMNGGDGRPLPAFALTADIAVVTALANDIGFEVVFARQLAASAFAGDIALGLSTSGNSRNLVAAFEEADRRGMLTVGLAGYSGGQMAELGTIDHLFVVPSASVHRIQEAQTTVYHALWELTQHALGEGR is encoded by the coding sequence GTGACCGAGGACATGGAGGCGCTCTACCCGTTCCTCTACTCCCAGTCCACCGACCTCGACGCGGTGATGTCATCCGTACGCCAGTCGACGGTGGAGAAGGTCGACGAGATCGTCACCCTGCGCCGTACGGTGCTCGAGCGCGACGGCGACCGGATCGCCGCCTGCGCGGAGGCGATGGCGGAGTCGTTCGCGGCGGGAGGCCGGCTGTTCGCGTTCGGCAACGGAGGCAGCTCGACCGACGCCCAGGACGTCGCCACGCTCTTCATGAACCCGGGCCGCATGAACGGGGGCGACGGGCGCCCGTTGCCGGCGTTCGCCCTCACGGCCGACATCGCGGTCGTGACGGCGCTGGCGAACGACATCGGTTTCGAGGTGGTCTTCGCCCGGCAGCTCGCGGCGTCCGCCTTCGCGGGGGACATCGCGCTCGGCCTGTCGACCAGCGGGAACTCGCGCAACCTCGTCGCCGCGTTCGAGGAGGCCGACCGGCGCGGCATGCTCACGGTCGGGCTGGCCGGCTACAGCGGCGGCCAGATGGCCGAGCTCGGCACCATCGACCACCTGTTCGTGGTGCCCTCGGCCTCGGTCCACCGGATCCAGGAGGCCCAGACGACCGTCTATCACGCGCTCTGGGAGCTCACCCAGCACGCCCTTGGCGAAGGCCGGTGA
- a CDS encoding HypC/HybG/HupF family hydrogenase formation chaperone, with product MSCHDETCVTCSDAAVAVTVVRLLERDLALVDTGPGREHRREVVSVALVEAAPGDTVLVHAKEAIAVVSET from the coding sequence ATGAGCTGCCATGACGAGACGTGCGTCACCTGCTCGGACGCGGCGGTCGCGGTGACCGTCGTACGGCTCCTGGAGCGCGACCTCGCCCTGGTCGACACCGGCCCCGGCAGGGAGCACCGCCGGGAGGTGGTCAGCGTCGCCCTGGTGGAGGCCGCGCCCGGCGACACCGTCCTGGTGCACGCCAAGGAGGCCATCGCAGTCGTGAGCGAGACGTGA
- a CDS encoding NifU family protein, whose product MTHKAMTYDVAATGERIELLLGALTDGGARTTAEELVREIVGLYGAGLERVMAIVTETGAAGTLRALVDDPLVSGLLVLHDLHPLTTAERVRAALDGHPHGHGAELLGVEDGVVRLRLEGACGCPSSRAAVTESIERAIARVAPEVTRVDVESAEARPLLQIGRRPS is encoded by the coding sequence ATGACCCACAAGGCCATGACGTACGACGTCGCCGCCACCGGGGAGCGCATCGAGCTGTTGCTCGGCGCGCTGACGGACGGCGGGGCCCGCACCACCGCCGAGGAGCTCGTGCGGGAGATCGTCGGCCTGTACGGCGCGGGCCTCGAACGGGTCATGGCGATCGTCACCGAGACCGGGGCGGCCGGCACGCTGCGCGCGCTGGTGGACGACCCGCTGGTCTCGGGCCTGCTCGTGCTGCACGACCTGCACCCGCTCACCACCGCCGAGCGGGTGCGGGCCGCACTCGACGGCCACCCGCATGGTCACGGGGCCGAGCTGCTGGGCGTGGAGGACGGCGTCGTACGGCTGCGCCTGGAGGGGGCCTGCGGCTGCCCCTCGTCACGGGCGGCCGTCACCGAGTCGATCGAGCGCGCCATCGCCCGGGTGGCCCCCGAGGTGACGCGGGTCGACGTGGAGAGCGCCGAGGCCAGGCCGCTGCTGCAGATCGGCAGGCGCCCGTCATGA
- a CDS encoding D-sedoheptulose-7-phosphate isomerase, with the protein MDQAVLARVPEVFARRVGPVLGLADEADVVARACHAMATRFHGGGRLIVFGNGEAATDAQHISVEFVHPVIVGKRALPSFSLTSDVATITGVAATAGLEEVFAHQLRRLAAPRDIALGISCDGRCANVLRGLETAHRLGLLTLALTGGDDGGPIGRSPAVDHVLIARSADPRVVKEVHVTTYHVLWELVHVFFEQPGVLDPRVVA; encoded by the coding sequence ATGGACCAGGCGGTCCTTGCACGTGTTCCGGAGGTGTTCGCCCGCCGCGTGGGGCCGGTGCTCGGCCTCGCCGACGAGGCCGACGTGGTGGCCAGGGCCTGCCACGCGATGGCGACGCGCTTCCACGGCGGCGGCAGGCTCATCGTCTTCGGCAACGGTGAGGCCGCCACCGACGCCCAGCACATCTCGGTGGAGTTCGTCCACCCGGTGATCGTGGGCAAGCGGGCGCTACCGTCGTTCTCCCTCACCAGCGACGTGGCGACGATCACGGGGGTGGCCGCGACGGCGGGCCTGGAAGAGGTCTTCGCGCACCAGCTCCGCCGTCTCGCCGCGCCGCGGGACATCGCACTCGGCATCTCCTGCGACGGCCGCTGCGCGAACGTGCTCAGGGGCCTGGAGACGGCGCATCGGCTCGGCCTGCTCACGCTGGCGCTGACCGGCGGCGACGACGGCGGCCCGATCGGGCGCAGCCCGGCCGTCGACCACGTCCTGATCGCGCGCTCCGCCGACCCCCGCGTGGTCAAGGAAGTGCACGTCACCACCTATCACGTCCTCTGGGAGCTGGTGCACGTCTTCTTCGAGCAGCCCGGCGTGCTGGATCCACGGGTCGTCGCATGA
- a CDS encoding hydrogenase expression protein HypE gives MTADQQREPVHILWINAGLSCDGDSVALTAATQPSIEEIVLGALPGLPKVAVHWPLIDFECGPTQGADTFIEWYFKADRGELEPFVLVIEGSIPNESIKREGYWCGFGNNPDTGQPMTTSEWLDRLAPKATAVLAAGTCATYGGIHAMAGNPTGAMGVADYLGWDWRSKAGLPIVNVPGCPVHPDNLSETILYLLYQLAGQAPMIPLDDKLRPAWLFGQTVHEGCDRAGYYEQGQFATEYGSPTCLVKIGCWGPVVKCNVPKRGWINGVGGCPNVGGICIACTMPGFPDKFMPFMDEPPGARVSSTASTAYGTVIRTLRGITFRTVDKEPKWRTKSRELLTGYQAPWSGS, from the coding sequence ATGACGGCTGACCAACAGCGAGAGCCCGTCCACATCCTGTGGATAAACGCCGGGCTGAGCTGCGACGGCGACTCGGTCGCGCTCACGGCCGCGACCCAGCCGAGCATCGAGGAGATCGTGCTCGGCGCGCTGCCCGGCCTGCCCAAGGTGGCGGTGCACTGGCCGCTGATCGACTTCGAGTGCGGCCCGACGCAGGGCGCCGACACCTTCATCGAGTGGTACTTCAAGGCCGACCGCGGTGAGCTGGAGCCGTTCGTGCTGGTCATCGAGGGTTCGATCCCCAACGAGTCGATCAAGCGCGAAGGCTACTGGTGCGGGTTCGGCAACAACCCCGACACCGGTCAGCCGATGACGACCAGCGAGTGGCTCGACCGCCTCGCGCCCAAGGCGACCGCCGTGCTCGCCGCCGGCACCTGCGCGACGTACGGCGGCATCCACGCGATGGCGGGCAACCCGACCGGGGCGATGGGCGTGGCCGACTACCTGGGCTGGGACTGGCGGTCGAAGGCCGGGCTGCCCATCGTCAACGTGCCCGGCTGCCCGGTCCACCCCGACAACCTGTCGGAGACGATCCTCTATCTGCTCTATCAGCTCGCCGGGCAGGCGCCGATGATCCCGCTGGACGACAAGCTGCGCCCTGCCTGGCTGTTCGGCCAGACCGTGCACGAGGGCTGCGACCGGGCGGGCTACTACGAGCAGGGCCAGTTCGCCACCGAGTACGGCTCGCCGACGTGCCTGGTGAAGATCGGTTGCTGGGGGCCGGTCGTGAAGTGCAACGTGCCCAAGCGCGGCTGGATCAACGGCGTCGGCGGCTGCCCCAACGTGGGCGGCATCTGCATCGCGTGCACGATGCCGGGCTTCCCCGACAAGTTCATGCCGTTCATGGACGAACCACCCGGTGCCCGCGTCTCGTCGACCGCGAGCACGGCGTACGGCACGGTGATCCGGACGCTGCGCGGCATCACGTTCAGGACGGTCGACAAAGAGCCGAAGTGGCGCACGAAGAGCCGCGAGCTGCTCACCGGTTACCAGGCCCCCTGGAGTGGATCATGA
- a CDS encoding DUF1918 domain-containing protein has translation MKASVGDRLIVESIHRGKAGRIGIVVALYHTDGSPPYLVRWLDEERETPCFYPGPDARIEHHAERTPESP, from the coding sequence ATGAAAGCCTCGGTCGGCGACCGTCTCATCGTCGAGAGCATCCACCGGGGGAAGGCGGGCCGCATCGGGATCGTGGTGGCGCTCTACCACACCGACGGCTCGCCCCCCTACCTGGTGAGATGGCTCGACGAGGAGCGGGAGACGCCGTGCTTCTACCCGGGACCGGACGCCCGGATCGAGCACCACGCGGAGCGGACGCCGGAAAGCCCTTAA
- a CDS encoding GlsB/YeaQ/YmgE family stress response membrane protein: MAVSGIISAIIIGLIIGALGRLVVPGRQAIPIWMTMIIGIIAALIGSAIARGLGVANTPGIDWIELIIQVALAAVGVMAAVALYRRKSVG, encoded by the coding sequence ATGGCCGTCAGCGGCATCATCTCCGCCATAATCATCGGACTCATCATCGGCGCTCTCGGCCGGCTGGTCGTGCCCGGGCGCCAGGCCATTCCCATCTGGATGACCATGATCATCGGTATCATCGCCGCTCTCATCGGCTCGGCGATCGCCAGGGGCCTGGGAGTCGCCAACACTCCCGGGATCGACTGGATCGAACTGATCATCCAGGTGGCCCTCGCCGCCGTCGGCGTCATGGCCGCCGTGGCGCTGTACCGCCGCAAAAGCGTCGGGTAG
- a CDS encoding nickel-dependent hydrogenase large subunit translates to MTQERELVEMAWDPITRIVGSLGIYAKVDFANREVAECYSTSSVFRGYSIFMKGKDPRDAHFITSRICGICGDNHATCSVYAQNMAYGVCPPPIGEWIINLGEAAEYMFDHNIFQENLVGVDYCEKMVRETNPGVLARAERTEAPHAADHGYRTIADIMRSLNPLEGEFYREALAMSRTTREMFCLMEGRHVHPSTLYPGGVGTAATVQVFTDYLTRLMRYVEFMKRVVPMHDDLFDFVYEAMPGYEQVGRRRVLLGCWGSFQDPEHCTFDYRTMNAWGRKMFVTPGIVVDGKLVTNDLVDINLGIRILLGSSYYDDWAGQEPFVTEDPLGNPVDIRHPWNQHTIPHPQKRDFGDKYSWVMSPRWFDGRDLLALDTGGGPLARLWVTALSGLVDIGYVRSTGHSVEINLPKTATRPERTFEWRIPQWNGEPLSNAIERNRARTYFQAYAAACALHFAERALGEVRQGHTQTWSPFTVPDEAISCGFTEAVRGVLSHHMVIRDGKIANYHPYPPTPWNASVRDSYGTPGPYEDAVQNTPIFEENPPESFKGIDIMRTVRSFDPCLPCGVHMYLGRGKQLRVVHSPHAFPGTP, encoded by the coding sequence ATGACCCAGGAACGCGAACTGGTCGAGATGGCCTGGGACCCGATCACCCGGATCGTCGGGAGCCTCGGCATCTACGCGAAGGTCGACTTCGCCAACCGCGAGGTCGCCGAGTGTTACAGCACCTCGTCGGTGTTCCGCGGCTACAGCATCTTCATGAAGGGCAAGGACCCGCGCGACGCCCACTTCATCACCAGCCGCATCTGCGGGATCTGCGGCGACAACCACGCGACCTGCTCGGTGTACGCCCAGAACATGGCGTACGGCGTGTGCCCGCCGCCCATCGGCGAGTGGATCATCAATCTCGGCGAGGCGGCCGAGTACATGTTCGACCACAACATCTTCCAGGAGAACCTGGTCGGGGTCGACTACTGCGAGAAGATGGTCCGCGAGACCAACCCCGGCGTGCTGGCGCGGGCCGAACGCACCGAGGCCCCGCACGCGGCCGACCACGGCTATCGCACGATCGCCGACATCATGCGCTCGCTGAACCCGCTCGAGGGCGAGTTCTACCGCGAGGCGCTGGCGATGAGCCGCACCACCCGCGAGATGTTCTGCCTGATGGAGGGCAGGCACGTGCATCCCTCCACGCTCTACCCCGGAGGGGTGGGGACCGCGGCGACCGTGCAGGTCTTCACCGACTACCTCACCCGGCTGATGCGGTACGTCGAGTTCATGAAGCGGGTCGTCCCGATGCACGACGACCTGTTCGACTTCGTCTACGAGGCGATGCCCGGCTACGAGCAGGTGGGCCGGCGGCGCGTGCTGCTCGGCTGCTGGGGCAGCTTCCAGGACCCCGAGCACTGCACCTTCGACTACCGCACCATGAACGCCTGGGGCCGGAAGATGTTCGTCACCCCGGGCATCGTGGTGGACGGGAAGCTCGTCACCAACGACCTGGTGGACATCAACCTCGGCATCCGCATCCTGCTGGGCAGCTCCTACTACGACGACTGGGCCGGCCAGGAGCCGTTCGTCACCGAAGACCCGCTGGGCAACCCGGTGGACATCCGCCACCCGTGGAACCAGCACACGATCCCGCACCCGCAGAAGCGGGACTTCGGCGACAAGTACAGCTGGGTGATGTCGCCGCGCTGGTTCGACGGGCGCGACCTGCTCGCGCTCGACACCGGCGGCGGCCCGCTCGCCCGCCTGTGGGTCACCGCCCTGTCGGGCCTCGTGGACATCGGCTACGTCAGGTCCACCGGCCACAGCGTGGAGATCAACCTGCCGAAGACGGCGACCCGGCCGGAGCGGACGTTCGAGTGGCGCATTCCGCAGTGGAACGGCGAGCCGCTGTCCAACGCGATCGAGCGCAACCGGGCCAGGACGTACTTCCAGGCGTACGCCGCCGCGTGCGCACTGCACTTCGCGGAGCGGGCGCTGGGCGAGGTCCGCCAGGGGCACACCCAGACCTGGTCGCCGTTCACCGTGCCCGACGAGGCGATCTCCTGCGGCTTCACCGAGGCCGTGCGGGGCGTGCTGTCGCACCACATGGTGATCAGGGACGGGAAGATCGCCAACTATCACCCGTACCCGCCGACGCCGTGGAACGCCAGCGTGCGCGACTCGTACGGCACGCCGGGGCCGTACGAGGACGCGGTGCAGAACACGCCGATCTTCGAGGAGAACCCGCCGGAGAGCTTCAAGGGCATCGACATCATGCGCACCGTCCGCAGCTTCGACCCGTGCCTGCCCTGCGGCGTCCACATGTATCTCGGCCGGGGAAAGCAGTTGCGCGTGGTGCACAGCCCGCACGCGTTCCCGGGGACGCCATGA
- a CDS encoding sensor histidine kinase, translating to MRVRRWAADAALGVIFAVVLAFWAVRIADSWGGGYWRFDCAAGAVVCAIALARRFDPARTAVAGLAVAATAVLAARFADLPSEPGPAMALGLAVLVGTAVKTLPVRTACAVAGGGLAVAAGSLVTAHTLAAGVPSVTLMNVLAWAAAVVAGLCPRLLDARRRAVAEGVRRAERLRLARELHDVVAHHVTGIVLQAQAARLVSRKSPEKAGDALADIEAAGSDALAAMRRVVGLLRDPDEPAETTMPGRPGELGELVERFEAGGRTVRLRLPDEEETAAWPPEVAATVYRVVQESLTNISRHAPQARSVTVEVERDRETLTVEVADDSPQCPSRHHQRGGYGLSGYGLIGMRERVEALGGTLRAGPRPGSGWSVLATLPVPVSPPRPRPARERAR from the coding sequence ATGCGGGTAAGGCGATGGGCGGCCGACGCCGCACTCGGCGTGATCTTCGCCGTGGTGCTGGCCTTCTGGGCCGTCCGGATCGCCGACAGCTGGGGCGGCGGCTACTGGCGGTTCGACTGCGCCGCCGGTGCCGTGGTGTGCGCGATCGCCCTGGCCCGCCGGTTCGACCCGGCCCGGACGGCCGTGGCCGGTCTGGCCGTCGCCGCGACCGCCGTCCTGGCCGCGAGGTTCGCCGATCTGCCCAGTGAACCAGGTCCCGCGATGGCCCTCGGCCTGGCGGTGCTGGTCGGCACGGCGGTCAAAACGCTGCCGGTCCGTACGGCCTGTGCCGTGGCGGGCGGCGGGCTGGCCGTGGCCGCCGGGAGCCTGGTGACGGCGCACACGCTCGCCGCCGGGGTGCCCTCGGTCACCCTGATGAACGTCCTGGCCTGGGCCGCCGCCGTCGTGGCCGGGCTGTGCCCGCGGCTGCTCGACGCCCGCAGGCGGGCCGTGGCCGAGGGGGTACGCCGGGCGGAACGGCTGCGGCTCGCCCGTGAGCTGCACGATGTCGTCGCCCATCACGTCACCGGCATCGTGCTGCAGGCCCAGGCCGCCCGGCTGGTCTCGCGGAAGAGCCCGGAGAAGGCGGGCGATGCGCTGGCCGACATCGAGGCCGCCGGGTCCGACGCGCTGGCCGCGATGCGCCGCGTCGTCGGCCTGCTGCGCGATCCGGACGAGCCGGCGGAAACGACCATGCCCGGCCGGCCGGGCGAGCTGGGCGAGCTGGTCGAGCGCTTCGAGGCGGGCGGCCGCACGGTGCGGCTGCGGCTGCCGGACGAGGAGGAGACGGCGGCGTGGCCGCCCGAGGTGGCCGCCACGGTCTATCGGGTCGTGCAGGAGTCGCTGACCAACATCTCCCGCCACGCCCCGCAGGCCCGCTCGGTCACGGTCGAGGTGGAACGCGACCGCGAGACGCTCACCGTCGAGGTCGCCGACGACTCGCCGCAGTGCCCCTCGCGGCACCACCAGCGCGGCGGATATGGCCTCAGCGGATATGGCCTCATCGGTATGCGTGAACGGGTCGAGGCGCTCGGCGGCACGCTGCGCGCCGGGCCGCGTCCCGGGTCCGGGTGGTCGGTGCTCGCCACGCTGCCCGTGCCCGTGTCCCCGCCCCGGCCCCGGCCTGCACGGGAGCGGGCCCGCTGA